Proteins encoded by one window of Halorubrum ruber:
- a CDS encoding DUF2249 domain-containing protein, with the protein MGPDPFDDADERLDAREIDGEPFGDIVAALDRLDDGETLRLVNGFEPVPLYDVLAERGYAHETANPTDDEWHVEITRA; encoded by the coding sequence ATGGGCCCCGACCCGTTCGACGACGCTGACGAGCGGCTGGACGCCCGCGAGATAGACGGCGAACCGTTCGGCGACATCGTGGCCGCGCTCGACCGCCTCGACGACGGGGAGACGCTCCGTCTGGTGAACGGTTTCGAGCCGGTGCCGCTGTACGACGTGTTAGCGGAGCGGGGGTACGCCCACGAGACGGCGAACCCGACGGACGACGAGTGGCACGTGGAGATCACGCGCGCCTGA
- a CDS encoding CGCGG family rSAM-modified RiPP protein has protein sequence MSSTHSDGDGDADHDHGADPVTDRVHENSWSANLEGPEHADDRDLLVRQAIEAVEHTAAGNHVNLVTHGDHGHPEEYLFPALDVAFGDEDVDWEYVEQCGCGGHVVRVHV, from the coding sequence ATGTCGAGCACCCACTCGGACGGCGACGGCGACGCGGACCACGACCACGGCGCGGACCCGGTGACCGACCGCGTCCACGAGAACTCGTGGTCCGCGAACCTCGAAGGCCCCGAACACGCGGACGACCGCGACCTCCTCGTGCGACAGGCGATCGAGGCGGTCGAACACACGGCCGCGGGCAACCACGTCAACCTCGTCACCCACGGCGACCACGGTCACCCCGAGGAGTACCTCTTCCCGGCGCTCGACGTCGCGTTCGGCGACGAAGACGTCGACTGGGAGTACGTAGAGCAGTGCGGCTGCGGCGGGCACGTCGTTCGCGTCCACGTATAG
- a CDS encoding histidine kinase N-terminal 7TM domain-containing protein — translation MAWQPTPYTVPLLVAAVASFAFAAYAVGNRSRGGHALLRSFVGVAGTAGVWSLAYAAQLSATSLDLTLFFNRFVWLGSAGLAVAWPAFVLSYVDRTAWLDRRRFALFWVVPVAFAVAVWTVGVDPLFYVDPALVDAGGFRVLEYAPTPALLGFVGYTYAVNLFTYAVLGYAAVSRDGVFRRQAAVLFVAGVAPLALGAAGIAGLVGPEDGVVDFTPIAFSGTSALLAWVVFRYRLLDVSPIARDAVFANLSDGVVVCDAHGRVVDNNDPAKALFPDAELGVHADEAFADVPSVADAVAEAASDDEFRVTVDGDGAPRFLTVDVHDITGPGTTRGGTVLLFRDVTERETLQRRYRALIEKSPNVIAVCGEDGLVRYVSPSIERLIGHRPNEIEGRPVIDLVHPEDRREAQQAFERAFEGAEPQSLTHRIACADGSWRRFETVIERLFADTREVVITATDVTDARRYEQRLQVLNRVLRHDLKNDTNVIGGYADLLRDHVDEEGDPYLDIIDRKVRTLTHLSDQAREIDVALHSDAGRTEIDLAELVDRLCESLESSFPEATVTVTIPDSAVVSADELLESAVRNVLENAVVHNDGDDPHVEATVVADGDRFRIDVADDGPGIPPVERTVFSEARETALEHASGLGLWLVHWIVTESGGDLEIDTREPTGTVVRMWLPRADSESG, via the coding sequence ATGGCGTGGCAACCGACGCCGTACACGGTTCCGTTGCTCGTCGCGGCCGTCGCGTCCTTCGCGTTCGCCGCGTACGCGGTCGGGAACCGTTCGCGCGGCGGCCACGCCCTCCTGCGGAGTTTCGTCGGCGTCGCGGGCACCGCCGGCGTCTGGTCGCTGGCGTACGCGGCCCAGCTGTCGGCGACGTCGCTCGATCTCACGCTGTTTTTCAACCGCTTCGTCTGGCTCGGCTCCGCCGGCTTAGCGGTCGCGTGGCCCGCCTTCGTCCTCTCGTACGTCGACCGAACCGCGTGGCTCGACCGGCGCCGCTTCGCGCTCTTCTGGGTCGTCCCCGTCGCCTTCGCCGTCGCCGTCTGGACGGTCGGCGTCGACCCGCTGTTCTACGTTGATCCGGCCCTCGTCGACGCCGGCGGCTTCCGGGTCCTGGAGTACGCGCCGACGCCCGCGCTGCTCGGGTTCGTCGGCTACACCTACGCGGTCAACCTGTTCACCTACGCCGTCCTCGGCTACGCCGCGGTCTCCCGCGACGGCGTGTTCCGCCGGCAGGCCGCCGTCCTCTTCGTCGCCGGCGTCGCGCCGCTGGCGCTCGGCGCGGCCGGCATCGCCGGGCTCGTCGGGCCGGAGGACGGGGTCGTCGACTTCACGCCGATCGCCTTCAGCGGGACCTCGGCGCTCCTGGCGTGGGTCGTGTTCCGGTACCGGCTGCTCGACGTCTCCCCCATCGCTCGCGACGCGGTGTTCGCGAACCTCTCCGACGGCGTCGTCGTCTGCGACGCCCACGGCCGGGTGGTCGACAACAACGACCCGGCCAAGGCGCTATTCCCGGACGCGGAGCTCGGCGTCCACGCCGACGAGGCGTTCGCGGACGTCCCGTCGGTCGCCGACGCGGTGGCGGAGGCGGCGTCCGACGACGAGTTCCGGGTGACGGTCGACGGCGACGGCGCGCCGCGGTTCCTGACGGTCGACGTCCACGACATCACGGGGCCGGGGACGACCCGCGGCGGGACGGTCCTGCTGTTCCGCGACGTGACCGAGCGGGAGACGCTCCAGCGGCGCTATCGCGCGCTTATCGAGAAGTCGCCGAACGTGATCGCGGTCTGCGGCGAGGACGGGCTGGTCCGGTACGTGAGCCCGTCGATAGAGCGACTGATCGGCCACCGGCCGAACGAGATCGAGGGACGCCCGGTCATCGACCTGGTCCATCCCGAGGACCGGCGCGAGGCGCAGCAGGCCTTCGAGCGCGCCTTCGAAGGCGCCGAACCGCAGTCGCTCACGCATCGGATCGCGTGCGCCGACGGCAGTTGGCGCCGGTTCGAGACGGTGATCGAGCGACTGTTCGCCGACACGCGCGAGGTCGTCATCACCGCAACCGACGTCACGGACGCCCGGCGGTACGAACAGCGGCTTCAGGTGTTGAACCGGGTGCTGCGACACGACCTGAAAAACGACACCAACGTCATCGGCGGGTACGCCGACCTGCTCCGCGACCACGTCGACGAGGAGGGCGACCCCTACCTCGACATCATCGACCGGAAGGTGCGGACCCTGACCCACCTCAGCGACCAGGCCCGCGAGATCGACGTCGCGCTCCACAGCGACGCCGGACGGACCGAGATCGACCTCGCCGAGCTGGTCGACCGCCTCTGCGAGTCGCTCGAGTCGTCGTTCCCGGAGGCGACGGTGACCGTCACCATCCCCGACTCGGCCGTTGTCTCCGCGGACGAACTGCTCGAGTCGGCGGTCCGGAACGTGTTGGAGAACGCCGTCGTCCACAACGACGGCGACGACCCGCACGTGGAGGCGACGGTCGTCGCCGACGGCGACCGGTTCCGAATCGACGTGGCCGACGACGGCCCGGGGATCCCGCCGGTCGAGCGGACGGTGTTCTCCGAGGCGCGGGAGACGGCGCTCGAACACGCGAGCGGCCTCGGCCTCTGGCTCGTACACTGGATCGTCACGGAGTCCGGCGGCGACCTCGAGATCGACACCCGCGAGCCGACCGGGACGGTGGTGCGGATGTGGCTTCCGCGGGCGGACAGCGAAAGCGGATAG
- a CDS encoding peroxiredoxin, whose protein sequence is MLEPGDSAPEITLTDHRGQTVTVDPAAASHTVVYFYPRADTPGCTAEACSFRDEWDAFEDGDVAVVGISDDPVEDLEPFAAEYDLPFTLLSDPDGEVSSAYDSYGEKQMFGNTFDGVFRNTYVLDDEGTVVLAYEGVSPEDHAVEILDDVRALDD, encoded by the coding sequence ATGCTCGAACCGGGCGACTCCGCACCCGAGATCACGCTCACCGACCACCGCGGCCAGACGGTCACTGTCGACCCGGCCGCGGCCAGTCATACGGTCGTGTACTTCTATCCCCGCGCCGACACGCCCGGCTGTACCGCCGAGGCGTGTAGCTTCCGCGACGAGTGGGACGCGTTCGAGGACGGCGACGTCGCCGTCGTCGGAATCAGCGACGACCCCGTCGAGGACCTCGAACCGTTCGCCGCCGAGTACGACCTCCCCTTCACCCTCCTCTCGGACCCCGACGGGGAGGTGTCGAGCGCGTACGACTCCTACGGCGAAAAGCAGATGTTCGGTAACACCTTCGACGGCGTGTTCCGGAACACGTACGTCCTCGACGACGAGGGGACCGTTGTCCTGGCCTACGAGGGCGTCTCCCCCGAGGACCACGCCGTCGAGATTCTCGACGACGTCCGCGCGCTCGACGACTGA
- a CDS encoding S49 family peptidase, translating into MSSEDSPSRTPDEPTDDAETASPDRSTPGTDRPRTTIERSTADDASGSLLDRIETRHAVGVAAILAVAAGLLVAPGVYGAVTGPDGTVAVIEIDGTIDSGTAQHVEDNLRDARTNESIEAVVLEVDSGGGLPAQSERMYAAVDRTASVMPVYAAVDTLGASGAYLAIAPADRIYVAPSAQAVGSVGVAGTAPAPSGPNAGTTGPDKAGSDPDTQRERRQTLANLFIENVIEQRGEEIELDREAIAHADAYLGTEAVENGFADRFGFVDGAVADAAAEAGIDDYAVDTRRTESRIPGGLSLLERDDGTVVVAEERDDELGDGLILAVAPAAWDETVGDDVIMTSYTARLPADGGEADAATSGAAATNDDESAATGDDSAAAIDAAVAANGGVGA; encoded by the coding sequence ATGAGTTCCGAGGACTCGCCTTCGAGGACTCCCGACGAACCGACGGACGACGCGGAGACGGCGAGCCCGGATCGATCGACGCCGGGGACCGACCGACCGCGGACGACGATCGAGAGATCGACCGCGGACGACGCGTCCGGGTCGCTCCTCGACCGGATCGAGACCCGACACGCGGTGGGGGTCGCGGCGATCCTCGCGGTGGCCGCGGGGCTGCTCGTCGCGCCCGGCGTGTACGGCGCCGTGACGGGGCCCGACGGGACGGTCGCCGTGATCGAGATCGACGGCACGATCGACTCGGGGACGGCCCAACACGTCGAGGACAACCTCCGGGACGCCCGCACGAACGAGTCGATCGAGGCGGTCGTCTTGGAGGTCGACAGCGGGGGCGGCCTGCCCGCGCAGAGTGAACGGATGTACGCGGCCGTCGACCGTACTGCGTCGGTGATGCCGGTGTACGCCGCCGTCGACACGCTGGGCGCGTCCGGCGCCTACCTCGCGATCGCGCCCGCCGACCGGATCTACGTCGCGCCCTCCGCGCAGGCGGTCGGCAGCGTCGGCGTCGCCGGCACCGCGCCGGCCCCGAGCGGGCCGAACGCGGGGACGACCGGCCCGGACAAGGCCGGCAGCGACCCGGACACCCAGCGCGAGCGCCGACAGACGCTCGCGAACCTCTTCATCGAAAACGTGATCGAGCAGCGCGGCGAGGAGATCGAGCTCGATCGCGAGGCTATCGCCCACGCCGACGCGTACCTCGGAACCGAGGCGGTCGAGAACGGCTTCGCGGACCGGTTCGGCTTCGTCGACGGCGCGGTCGCCGACGCCGCCGCGGAGGCGGGGATCGACGACTACGCGGTCGACACCCGCCGCACCGAGAGCCGCATCCCCGGCGGCCTCTCGCTCCTCGAGCGCGACGACGGGACGGTCGTCGTCGCCGAGGAGCGGGACGACGAACTCGGTGACGGGCTCATCCTCGCGGTCGCGCCGGCGGCGTGGGACGAGACCGTCGGCGACGACGTGATCATGACGAGCTACACCGCGCGGCTGCCGGCGGACGGCGGTGAGGCCGACGCGGCGACGAGCGGCGCGGCCGCGACGAACGACGACGAGTCGGCCGCAACGGGCGACGACTCCGCCGCGGCGATCGACGCCGCGGTCGCGGCGAACGGAGGTGTCGGCGCGTGA
- a CDS encoding DMT family transporter, whose translation MSRYRDVILFFTLALLWGGSFVAIEVGLDYYPPVLYAAYRFDVAALALISYVLVTQDGPFPRTRGDLAAIGFSGGLSVAANNALLFVGQQYTTSGIASITYSLVPIATAAVAAVWIGGADLDRRGAVGVVLAFLGVGLVAQPDPANLGGGVAVGVGLIAIGVIAVAVGSVGLRTVETSFSSVALTGWAMGFGALAIHALSLGIGESQRLPAVAPRALVALAFLGLLSSAVAYTIYFTLLDRLGPFEINLVSYVVPIVATVAGALLLAEPVTPFTVAGFAVIVLGFGLLKRREIADAAAGIRFPG comes from the coding sequence GTGTCACGGTACCGAGACGTCATCCTGTTTTTCACGCTCGCCCTGCTGTGGGGCGGCTCCTTCGTCGCCATCGAGGTCGGCCTCGACTACTACCCGCCGGTGTTGTACGCCGCCTACCGGTTCGACGTGGCCGCGCTGGCGCTGATATCGTACGTGCTCGTCACGCAGGACGGTCCGTTCCCGCGGACCCGGGGCGACCTCGCCGCGATCGGGTTCAGCGGCGGGCTCTCGGTGGCCGCGAACAACGCCCTGCTGTTCGTCGGCCAGCAGTACACCACGAGCGGCATCGCCTCGATCACGTACAGCCTCGTCCCCATCGCGACCGCGGCGGTCGCGGCCGTCTGGATCGGCGGCGCGGACCTCGATCGTCGCGGCGCGGTCGGGGTCGTCCTCGCGTTCCTCGGCGTGGGGCTCGTCGCGCAGCCGGACCCCGCGAACCTCGGCGGCGGCGTCGCGGTCGGCGTCGGGCTGATCGCGATCGGGGTCATCGCCGTCGCGGTCGGCAGCGTCGGGCTCCGGACCGTCGAGACCTCGTTCTCCAGCGTCGCGCTCACCGGGTGGGCGATGGGGTTCGGCGCGCTCGCCATCCACGCGCTCAGCCTCGGGATCGGCGAGAGCCAGCGGCTCCCGGCCGTCGCGCCGCGCGCGCTCGTCGCGCTGGCGTTCCTCGGACTGCTCTCGTCGGCCGTCGCGTACACCATCTACTTCACCCTGCTCGACCGGCTCGGCCCCTTCGAGATCAACCTCGTCTCGTACGTGGTTCCGATCGTGGCGACCGTCGCGGGCGCCCTGCTGCTCGCCGAGCCGGTCACGCCGTTCACCGTCGCCGGCTTCGCCGTCATCGTCCTCGGATTCGGACTGTTGAAACGGCGCGAAATCGCCGACGCGGCGGCCGGGATCCGGTTCCCGGGATAA
- the idsA3 gene encoding geranylfarnesyl diphosphate synthase: MTSETKEARVLEAIRERRELVNAAIDEELPVQEPERLYEATRYILEAGGKRLRPTVTTLAAEAVTGTEPMGADFRAFPSLGGDDVDVMRAAVAIEVIQSFTLIHDDIMDEDDLRRGVPAVHEAYDVSTAILAGDTLYSKAFEFMTETGADPQHGLEAMRMLASTCTEICEGQALDVAFESRDDILPEEYLEMVELKTAVLYGASAATPALLLGADEDVVDALYQYGIDSGRAFQIQDDVLDLTVPSEELGKQRGSDLVEGKETLITLHARQQGVDVDDLVDADTPAEVTEAAIDDAVAALEEVGSIEYARDTAEDLTARSKEHLELLPESGSRSLLEDLADYLIVRGY, from the coding sequence ATGACGAGCGAGACGAAGGAGGCGCGGGTGCTGGAGGCCATCCGCGAGCGGCGTGAGCTCGTCAACGCCGCTATCGACGAGGAGCTGCCGGTCCAAGAGCCCGAGCGGCTGTACGAGGCGACGCGGTACATCCTCGAAGCCGGCGGGAAGCGGCTCCGCCCGACCGTGACGACGCTGGCCGCGGAGGCGGTCACCGGCACCGAGCCGATGGGCGCCGACTTCCGCGCGTTCCCGTCGCTCGGCGGCGACGACGTCGACGTGATGCGGGCCGCGGTCGCCATCGAGGTGATCCAGTCGTTCACGCTGATCCACGACGACATCATGGACGAGGACGACCTGCGGCGCGGCGTCCCCGCGGTCCACGAGGCGTACGACGTCTCGACGGCGATCCTCGCGGGCGACACGCTCTACTCGAAGGCGTTCGAGTTCATGACCGAGACGGGCGCGGACCCGCAACACGGGCTCGAAGCGATGCGGATGCTCGCGTCGACCTGTACCGAGATCTGCGAGGGGCAGGCGCTCGACGTCGCCTTCGAGAGCCGCGACGACATCCTCCCCGAGGAGTACTTGGAGATGGTCGAGCTGAAGACCGCCGTCCTCTACGGCGCGTCGGCCGCGACGCCCGCCCTCCTGCTCGGCGCCGACGAGGACGTCGTCGACGCCCTCTACCAGTACGGGATCGACTCCGGCCGCGCGTTCCAGATCCAGGACGACGTGCTCGACCTGACCGTCCCCTCGGAGGAGCTCGGCAAGCAGCGCGGCTCCGACCTCGTCGAGGGGAAGGAGACGCTCATTACGCTCCACGCCCGCCAGCAGGGGGTCGACGTCGACGACCTCGTGGACGCCGACACGCCCGCCGAGGTGACCGAGGCGGCCATCGACGACGCGGTCGCGGCCTTAGAGGAGGTCGGCTCCATCGAGTACGCCCGCGACACCGCCGAGGACCTCACCGCGCGGTCGAAGGAACACCTCGAACTGCTCCCCGAGAGCGGCTCCCGAAGCCTGCTCGAGGACCTCGCGGACTACCTCATCGTCCGCGGCTACTGA
- a CDS encoding ribonuclease J, producing the protein MEIEIATLGGYEEVGRQMTAVRAGEDIVIFDMGLNLSKVLIHDNVETESMHSLDLIDMGAIPDDRVMSELEGDVQAIVPTHGHLDHIAGIPKLAHRYDAPIVSAPYTIELVRQQIEDEGKFQVDNDLVKMKPGATMAIGDSEQVEMEFVNVTHSIIDAINPVLHTPEGAVVYGLDKRLDHDPVIGDPIDMERFREIGRQDEGVLAYIEDCTNAGRKGRTPSESYAKKHVEDTLKSMEDYTGGIVATTFSSHIARVKTLVEYAREIGRQPVLLGRSMEKYSGTAERLDFVDFQGDVGMYGHRKSVDRAFKRIMKEGKGNFLPIVTGHQGEPRAMLTRMGRGETPYEIDDGDKVVFSASVIPEPTNEGQRYQSEQLLRMQGARLYDDIHVSGHLREEGHYEMLQALQPQHLIPGHQTLEGRSPYVNLATSQGYKLGRDVHVTQNGSTIQLVE; encoded by the coding sequence ATGGAAATCGAAATTGCGACACTCGGCGGTTACGAAGAGGTCGGTCGACAGATGACTGCGGTCCGCGCGGGCGAGGACATCGTCATCTTCGACATGGGCCTGAACCTCAGTAAGGTCCTCATCCACGACAACGTGGAGACCGAAAGCATGCACAGCCTCGACCTGATCGACATGGGCGCCATCCCGGACGACCGGGTCATGAGCGAACTGGAGGGCGACGTCCAGGCGATCGTCCCCACCCACGGTCACCTCGACCACATCGCGGGGATCCCGAAGCTCGCCCACCGCTACGACGCGCCGATCGTCTCCGCGCCGTACACGATCGAGTTGGTCCGCCAGCAGATCGAAGACGAGGGCAAGTTCCAGGTCGACAACGACCTCGTGAAGATGAAGCCGGGCGCCACGATGGCGATCGGCGACTCCGAGCAGGTCGAGATGGAGTTCGTCAACGTCACCCACTCCATCATCGACGCGATCAACCCGGTCCTCCACACGCCCGAGGGCGCGGTCGTCTACGGCCTCGACAAGCGCCTGGACCACGACCCCGTCATCGGCGACCCGATCGACATGGAGCGGTTCCGCGAGATCGGCCGTCAGGACGAGGGTGTCCTCGCGTACATCGAGGACTGTACGAACGCCGGCCGGAAGGGCCGGACCCCCTCCGAGTCGTACGCGAAGAAGCACGTCGAGGACACGCTGAAATCGATGGAGGACTACACGGGCGGCATCGTCGCCACCACGTTCTCCTCCCACATCGCCCGCGTGAAGACCCTCGTCGAGTACGCCCGCGAGATCGGCCGTCAGCCGGTCCTCCTCGGGCGCTCGATGGAGAAGTACTCCGGGACGGCCGAGCGGCTCGACTTCGTCGACTTCCAGGGCGACGTCGGCATGTACGGCCACCGGAAGTCCGTCGACCGCGCGTTCAAGCGGATCATGAAGGAGGGGAAGGGGAACTTCCTCCCCATCGTGACGGGCCACCAGGGCGAGCCGCGCGCGATGCTCACCCGCATGGGCCGCGGCGAGACCCCGTACGAGATCGACGACGGCGACAAGGTCGTCTTCAGCGCGAGCGTCATCCCGGAGCCCACCAACGAGGGCCAGCGCTACCAGAGCGAACAGCTGCTCCGGATGCAGGGCGCGCGCCTCTACGACGACATCCACGTCTCCGGCCACCTCCGCGAGGAGGGGCACTACGAGATGCTCCAGGCGCTCCAGCCCCAGCACCTCATCCCCGGCCACCAGACGCTGGAGGGCCGGTCGCCGTACGTGAACCTCGCGACGTCGCAGGGGTACAAGCTCGGACGTGACGTCCACGTCACGCAGAACGGGTCCACCATCCAGCTCGTCGAATGA
- a CDS encoding LSM domain-containing protein: MSGRPLDVLEASLEEPVTVHLKDGTTYYGVLGGYDQHMNVVIEPEADVDDRVDDDLDGEFAVAIEDTTIIRGDNVVTIKA, encoded by the coding sequence ATGAGTGGACGACCCCTCGACGTGCTCGAAGCGTCGCTCGAGGAGCCCGTGACGGTACACCTGAAGGACGGTACGACCTACTACGGCGTCCTCGGCGGTTACGACCAGCACATGAACGTCGTCATCGAGCCGGAGGCCGACGTGGACGACCGCGTCGACGACGACCTCGACGGCGAGTTCGCGGTCGCGATCGAAGACACAACGATTATACGCGGCGATAACGTCGTCACCATCAAAGCATGA
- a CDS encoding 50S ribosomal protein L37e — translation MTGAGTPSQGKKNKTVHVKCRRCGEKSYHVKKERCASCGFGESASRRDYAWQSKTGDN, via the coding sequence ATGACCGGCGCAGGTACGCCCTCTCAGGGGAAAAAGAACAAGACGGTTCACGTGAAGTGTCGACGCTGCGGCGAGAAGTCCTACCACGTCAAGAAGGAGCGCTGTGCCTCCTGCGGCTTCGGCGAGTCCGCCTCCCGGCGCGACTACGCCTGGCAGTCGAAGACCGGCGACAACTGA
- a CDS encoding LLM class flavin-dependent oxidoreductase, whose product MDLSVVDLSPVPRGGTAADAFENTVDAAKHAERLGYERFWVAEHHGMGDRLAGTTPEVLLGRLAGATESIRIGSGAVLMNHYSPFKVAESFGVLDGLAPGRVDLGMGRANGSPASDRALGTDRRVENPNEDHRERITAVVNHLRGDYPAEHPYSDLSVPGSDSGPAVPWVLGSSPSSGEIAGELGLRYCFAGFIRPGFAERAFAAYREAFDPDGTPGGLDEPRGMVAVNAVAAETDEAAARRRAPAEATFRRMQRGELGDETPTVEEAVDELGGAPDPTPATLDDDEWPRSISGSPETISGLLEQLADRVGVDEVMIQHTVPDHEDALDSHALLAEAMDLDGRE is encoded by the coding sequence ATGGACCTCTCAGTCGTCGACCTCTCGCCGGTCCCCCGGGGCGGCACCGCGGCGGACGCGTTCGAGAACACCGTCGACGCCGCGAAACACGCCGAGCGACTGGGCTATGAGCGGTTCTGGGTCGCCGAACACCACGGGATGGGCGACCGCCTCGCGGGCACCACGCCCGAGGTGCTGCTCGGGCGGCTCGCGGGCGCCACGGAGTCGATCCGGATCGGGAGCGGGGCCGTCCTCATGAACCACTACAGCCCGTTCAAGGTGGCCGAGTCGTTCGGCGTCCTCGACGGGCTCGCGCCCGGCCGCGTCGACCTCGGCATGGGGCGCGCGAACGGCTCGCCCGCGTCCGACCGCGCGCTCGGCACCGACCGGCGCGTCGAGAACCCGAACGAGGACCACCGCGAGCGGATCACCGCGGTCGTGAACCACCTTCGCGGCGACTACCCCGCCGAGCACCCGTACAGCGACCTCTCGGTGCCGGGGTCCGACTCGGGACCGGCCGTCCCGTGGGTGCTGGGGTCGAGCCCGTCGAGCGGCGAGATAGCGGGGGAGCTCGGGCTCCGCTACTGCTTCGCCGGCTTCATCCGCCCGGGGTTCGCCGAGCGCGCGTTCGCGGCGTACCGGGAGGCGTTCGACCCCGACGGGACGCCCGGCGGGCTCGACGAGCCGCGGGGGATGGTGGCGGTCAACGCTGTCGCGGCCGAGACGGACGAGGCCGCGGCCCGGCGACGAGCGCCCGCAGAGGCGACGTTCCGGCGGATGCAGCGCGGCGAGCTGGGCGACGAGACGCCCACGGTCGAGGAGGCGGTCGACGAGCTCGGCGGGGCGCCCGACCCGACGCCCGCGACGCTGGACGACGACGAGTGGCCGCGGTCGATCTCCGGGAGTCCGGAGACGATTTCGGGGCTGTTGGAGCAGCTGGCCGACCGCGTCGGCGTCGACGAGGTGATGATCCAGCACACCGTGCCGGACCACGAGGACGCGCTCGACTCGCACGCGCTCCTCGCCGAGGCGATGGATCTGGACGGGCGCGAATAA
- a CDS encoding deoxyhypusine synthase, translating to MTDSDEGTRDDAAGAEGDHGDGDEHGGHHPHREEFHEDPVGHTRATAGMTVSELVDGYGDAGIGAAAVNEAGDVLAEMFDDEDCTVFLSLAGAMVPAGMRRIVADLIRDGYVDALVTTGANLTHDSIEAIGGKHHHGRTHDPEKTPREHDEELRDEGVDRIYNVYLPQEHFADFEGHLREEVFPALEADSDIEEASGAGDGAVSIADLTRELGRANAEVNERDDVPEGPGVAAAAYECDVPIYCPAVQDSVLGLQAWMYAQTAEFTLDALADMTELTDLAFDADDAGCLLVGGGVPKNFTLQTMLVTPRAYDYAVQITMDPEATGGLSGASLDEARSWGKLEKDARNASVYGDATVMLPMLIAAARERVE from the coding sequence ATGACCGACAGCGACGAGGGAACGCGAGACGACGCGGCGGGTGCCGAGGGCGACCACGGCGACGGCGACGAACACGGCGGCCACCACCCGCACCGCGAGGAGTTTCACGAGGACCCGGTCGGCCACACGCGCGCGACCGCCGGGATGACGGTGAGCGAGCTCGTCGACGGCTACGGGGACGCGGGGATCGGCGCCGCCGCCGTCAACGAGGCGGGCGACGTGCTCGCGGAGATGTTCGACGACGAGGACTGTACCGTGTTCCTCTCGCTCGCGGGCGCGATGGTCCCCGCGGGGATGCGCCGGATCGTCGCCGACCTCATCCGCGACGGCTACGTCGACGCCCTCGTCACGACCGGCGCGAATCTCACCCACGATTCCATCGAGGCCATCGGCGGGAAACACCACCACGGGCGCACCCACGACCCCGAGAAGACCCCCCGCGAGCACGACGAGGAGCTCCGCGACGAGGGGGTCGACCGCATCTACAACGTCTACCTCCCGCAGGAGCACTTCGCCGACTTCGAGGGGCACCTCCGTGAGGAGGTGTTCCCGGCGCTGGAGGCCGACTCCGACATCGAAGAGGCGAGCGGAGCGGGCGACGGCGCCGTCTCCATCGCCGACCTCACGCGCGAACTCGGCCGCGCCAACGCCGAGGTGAACGAGCGCGACGACGTCCCGGAGGGGCCGGGCGTCGCGGCCGCCGCCTACGAGTGCGACGTGCCGATCTACTGCCCCGCGGTCCAAGACTCCGTGTTAGGGCTTCAGGCGTGGATGTACGCCCAGACCGCGGAGTTCACGCTCGACGCGCTCGCGGACATGACGGAGCTGACCGACCTCGCCTTCGACGCCGACGACGCGGGCTGCCTGCTCGTCGGCGGCGGCGTCCCGAAGAACTTCACGCTCCAGACGATGCTCGTCACGCCGCGCGCCTACGACTACGCCGTCCAGATCACGATGGACCCCGAGGCGACCGGCGGGCTCTCGGGCGCGAGCCTCGACGAGGCGCGCTCGTGGGGCAAGTTAGAGAAGGACGCGCGCAACGCCTCCGTCTACGGCGACGCGACGGTGATGCTTCCGATGCTTATCGCCGCCGCCCGCGAGCGCGTGGAATAG
- a CDS encoding ubiquitin-like small modifier protein 1: protein MEWKLFADLAEIAGDRAVTVDAEPGDTVGDALDALLDAHPDLRDRVIEDGTVADHINVLRNGRSVHHDEGLDATLEAGDELALFPPVSGG, encoded by the coding sequence ATGGAGTGGAAGCTGTTCGCCGACCTCGCGGAGATCGCGGGCGACCGCGCGGTGACCGTCGACGCGGAGCCGGGCGACACGGTCGGCGACGCGCTCGACGCGCTGCTGGACGCGCATCCCGACCTCCGGGACCGCGTCATCGAGGACGGGACCGTGGCCGACCACATCAACGTCCTCCGGAACGGGCGGAGCGTCCACCACGACGAGGGGCTCGACGCGACGCTGGAGGCGGGCGACGAACTCGCGCTGTTCCCGCCCGTAAGCGGCGGGTAG